The Salegentibacter mishustinae genomic interval ACTGTATTCGGTCTTCTGTCTTTATATAACCGACAACCATATAATTGGGATCAGACTTTTGAAGATCGGAGCTTATAAGATTAATATCAAAAGAGTTTCCAACTACCAAAACACGCTTGTAAAAGCGCGGGGAAGAAATTAAAGTGATATAGACAAGGCGCCATAAAAGTAGCGGAATTAAAATAGCCAGGAAGAAAAAGAGAATCTGGAGCCTATTTTCAGGCAGGCTGGGAGTTAAAATAGGCGTAAGCATATAGAATAGCACAGTCGCTCCGGCACTCAATATCGAATTTTGTAATACACTATCAAATTTTGAAGCCTTTTGCAGATCGTAAAGCTCAAAAATACTTGCAAAAAGATTGAAATATAGCAGTAAAACCAGCGTCCAATACCAGTTTTGAGAATCTACCCGAAAATAATCAAATTCAAAGATAATTCCTATGAGACTGAGGCTGGTTAGAATACACAGAGAGTCCAGCAAACGCAGTAGGACCTTACGCTCAGAGATTTCAAAATGTACAAGGGGTCGTTGAGACATGAATTACCTGCTTACGGGATAAAGATAGAATTTTTTTGATTTCTACATCTTTCTATCGGGGGAAATGAAACAAGGTTTAAGAAATAAGAGGCGGGACTAAAAAAGAGGAGGAGCTTTTAGAGATGACCCTGAAAAAGATAATGCATTCGTCATTGCGAAAAAGGTACGACTGAAGCAATCTTTTCAATTGGAAACCTTCGCATTAAAAAGATTACCACGCACCTATGTCGCTAGAAATGAAGAGTAACAGTGAAAATCATCAATTAATCGAGTAAAACTTCCTTCCACTCCTTTTTCACTATTTTCCAATCAAATTTTTTTGCCTGGTTACGAGCGTTTCGGCTTAGGTTTTCCGCTAAATTCGAATTTTCTAACAGGGATTTAATAGCATCTAAAATTGCCAATTTATTTTTAGGCGGAACTAGCAGGCCGGTTTCTTGATCCTTGACCAAGTAGGGAATTCCACCAACATTAGTGGAAATAATTGGAAAGCCTAAAGCCATCGCTTCAATTAAACTTACCGGGGTGTTATCCACATTCGTAGTATTTAGAAAAATATCATATTCCTTTGAAAGATCAGTCCATTCCTGCTTAGTTAGTTTCCCTGTAAACTTTACAGGCAACTTATTACTTTCAGCATAACTTACACATTCTTTATAAGATTCATCCTTTTGTGGCCCCACCATACAAAGTCTTGCATCGGGATATTCTTTTGATAAATCCTCTAACACGTTAATCGCCAACATCGGATTATAAATTTCGGCAAAAGCGCGCACCCAAAGCAATTTAGGTTTCAAGTTTTTTCTTGCTTTAAAAGTATAGTCTTTCAGAAAAATGGAATTTGGGATATATTCAATATTTTTAAATCCTGCTAGTTGAAATTCTTCAAATAGATAAAGTGAAGGCGCAATATTCAGTTTTGCTTTTTTAAATAGAGAAGCTGATAATTTTGGAATATTTTTTAATCTTTCAGGGAGACCTCCTCCGTGAAGTAAAAGGATATAATCCAGATTCAATTTACTGCAAAGTTTTGCCGTCAGTACGGCGTACCAAAAGTTCCGGGTGCTATAGGTATCGATAAGCACCACATCTGCCCAGGATTTATTTCTAATTATAGAAGTCATCATCTCAGCTAACCTCAGCAACTGATTCTTTTTAGCAGATGAAGTTCTTACCGGGAAACCTTCTTTCCTAAATAATGGGGCTAAACGATCTATAGATGTGGGGGCACCTCCTCTAAGCTCCAGTACATTGCCGATATAAAGCAGATTTTTCATGAGTTTAAGACCTCATCCCAAGCGGCTTTCACTTTTTTCCAGGCAAAGGCCTCTACTTTATCACGGGCATTTTTAGCAATCACTCTTGCTTCTTCAGGCTGTTTGATGAGTTTATCAATTTCTGAGGCCATGGCTTTAGCGTTATTAACCGGCACCAATGTACCATCTGTATTATTATCAATAAGCATTGGCATACCGCCTACATTGGTAGAAACTACCGCTAAGCCAAGGCTCA includes:
- a CDS encoding glycosyltransferase family 4 protein: MKNLLYIGNVLELRGGAPTSIDRLAPLFRKEGFPVRTSSAKKNQLLRLAEMMTSIIRNKSWADVVLIDTYSTRNFWYAVLTAKLCSKLNLDYILLLHGGGLPERLKNIPKLSASLFKKAKLNIAPSLYLFEEFQLAGFKNIEYIPNSIFLKDYTFKARKNLKPKLLWVRAFAEIYNPMLAINVLEDLSKEYPDARLCMVGPQKDESYKECVSYAESNKLPVKFTGKLTKQEWTDLSKEYDIFLNTTNVDNTPVSLIEAMALGFPIISTNVGGIPYLVKDQETGLLVPPKNKLAILDAIKSLLENSNLAENLSRNARNQAKKFDWKIVKKEWKEVLLD